In Shouchella patagoniensis, the following are encoded in one genomic region:
- a CDS encoding ABC-2 transporter permease yields the protein MKGLLLNQYYAAEKSIKYYVPISFAVACALLFFENAMAQRFAAFIPIVIIGTAALEVLKQESQSGWDKYVMTLPVKRNHVVQSHYVFFLLMTFTGLLIAGTTYVVGNFVFGQTPGTGFVYGVMDVLGITFTMGFVAYPLTYLLGTQKAEVVYMISGGGALGLFFLSAIVFELWIAPLNLFQGMNIDLMFSISYMTINFVLFLISYAVSILVYKRKEF from the coding sequence ATGAAGGGATTGCTGTTAAATCAATATTATGCGGCTGAAAAGTCAATTAAGTACTATGTTCCAATTAGTTTCGCCGTGGCCTGTGCCTTATTGTTTTTTGAAAATGCAATGGCGCAACGTTTCGCTGCTTTTATCCCAATCGTCATTATAGGCACTGCAGCACTTGAGGTATTGAAACAAGAATCACAATCGGGCTGGGATAAATATGTGATGACGTTACCGGTTAAGCGTAACCACGTTGTCCAAAGCCATTATGTGTTTTTCTTACTCATGACGTTTACAGGACTTCTTATTGCAGGTACCACATATGTAGTTGGTAATTTCGTTTTTGGGCAGACACCAGGTACTGGCTTTGTTTATGGCGTTATGGATGTTTTAGGCATTACCTTTACAATGGGCTTTGTTGCTTATCCGTTGACGTACTTGCTCGGAACGCAAAAAGCAGAAGTGGTTTATATGATAAGTGGAGGTGGTGCGTTAGGACTTTTTTTCTTAAGTGCCATTGTATTCGAGCTTTGGATCGCACCTCTTAATCTGTTCCAAGGTATGAATATCGATTTGATGTTTTCAATAAGCTACATGACGATCAATTTTGTCTTATTTCTCATCTCGTATGCCGTGTCTATTCTTGTGTATAAGCGCAAGGAGTTTTAA
- a CDS encoding ABC transporter ATP-binding protein → MESVLEVNQLRKTYRGSTFGLKDVSFSIPYGSIVGFIGENGAGKSTTMGSILGTLRKESGTVKVFGEEMDANHVHMKEDIGVVFDSMQLPGDLTVYKLGNVFGQVYKNWDKEAYFHYIDFFSLPKKKKIKSFSRGMSMKLSVAVALSHDAKLLILDEATAGLDPGGRDDVLTVLQEFVQGQKRGILLSSHITSDIERIADFLVFIKAGEILLRIKKEELLNEYAIVQCTSDQYKEIEQNLIVASRKNGETTDVLVSNKEALPPSMKTKSFSIDDITLLLMRGVKA, encoded by the coding sequence ATGGAGAGCGTTTTAGAGGTTAATCAGTTAAGGAAAACATACCGTGGTTCGACATTTGGTTTAAAGGATGTTTCGTTTTCAATTCCGTACGGTTCAATCGTTGGATTTATTGGTGAGAACGGTGCAGGAAAGTCCACAACGATGGGGTCTATTTTAGGAACATTACGAAAAGAAAGCGGAACAGTGAAAGTTTTTGGTGAAGAAATGGATGCCAATCATGTACACATGAAAGAAGATATTGGAGTTGTTTTTGATTCCATGCAATTACCCGGCGATTTAACGGTCTATAAGCTTGGGAATGTGTTTGGGCAAGTTTATAAAAATTGGGACAAAGAAGCGTATTTTCATTACATTGACTTTTTTTCTTTGCCAAAGAAAAAGAAAATCAAAAGCTTTTCACGAGGGATGTCGATGAAGCTTTCTGTTGCTGTCGCGCTTTCCCATGATGCGAAACTGCTCATCTTGGATGAAGCAACAGCTGGTCTTGATCCAGGCGGAAGAGATGATGTGCTAACGGTCTTGCAAGAGTTTGTACAAGGTCAAAAACGTGGTATCTTGCTTTCATCTCATATTACAAGCGACATCGAACGAATTGCCGATTTCCTCGTCTTTATTAAAGCAGGTGAAATCTTGTTGCGTATTAAGAAAGAGGAGCTTTTAAACGAGTATGCGATTGTTCAGTGTACGTCCGACCAGTATAAGGAAATCGAGCAAAACCTCATTGTGGCATCCCGGAAAAATGGAGAAACGACGGATGTTCTTGTCTCTAATAAGGAAGCGTTGCCCCCATCAATGAAAACAAAATCATTTTCAATAGATGATATTACATTGCTATTAATGAGAGGTGTCAAAGCATGA
- a CDS encoding ABC-2 transporter permease: protein MMGLLRKEWTVYRSSLMVLVGVIFLGAFLLGDKQLPVYAAVFIACLYAFISDGTDGANHTDMVIRSLPVTQKQIVMAKYLCSISIVVLFSLVIVVLNWILPFLTATLLLDWVLSIAMFGLFLALYYPLYYMIGSKVVHYGIHVFVIGSLVFWGFFLGGVSYDRLSQQIEQLGIPFTVPIILAGIASCLLVSCLLSIQIFQTKSR, encoded by the coding sequence ATGATGGGTTTATTGAGGAAAGAATGGACGGTCTATCGATCCAGTCTCATGGTGCTTGTGGGTGTCATTTTTCTAGGAGCCTTTCTCCTAGGTGATAAGCAACTTCCTGTTTATGCAGCGGTTTTTATTGCTTGCTTATATGCCTTTATTAGTGATGGGACGGACGGAGCCAATCATACGGATATGGTCATCCGTAGTTTGCCTGTTACACAAAAGCAAATCGTGATGGCTAAGTACCTCTGTTCCATCTCGATTGTTGTTCTTTTTAGTCTTGTTATTGTTGTGTTAAATTGGATTCTGCCTTTTCTGACAGCCACTCTCTTGTTGGACTGGGTGCTTTCAATCGCTATGTTTGGTTTGTTTTTGGCACTTTATTACCCACTGTATTACATGATAGGTAGTAAGGTGGTTCATTATGGGATTCATGTTTTTGTCATAGGCAGCCTTGTTTTTTGGGGATTTTTTCTAGGGGGAGTGAGCTATGATCGGTTATCTCAGCAAATTGAACAACTAGGTATCCCATTCACGGTGCCAATCATACTTGCGGGCATAGCATCTTGCCTCCTTGTGTCGTGTCTACTCTCAATTCAGATTTTTCAAACGAAATCAAGGTAG
- a CDS encoding ABC transporter ATP-binding protein has product MEDVVTFTNVHKAYKDFALKNVSFSVKKGFITGFIGPNGSGKTTTIKLMLNLLQADSGTIRVFGNEYKTNSKEIKQRIGFVYAEHQLYKHLTVEKMKKVIAPFYSNWDDDVFAYYMQRLNLPWKKKIGHLSKGMGTKLSIAIALSHHAELIVLDEPTSALDPVSRREILDILAEVIQDEEKAIFFSTHITTDLEKIADYITFIYNGEMVFSEDKETIQEHHFLVRGALDLLDADIRSLFLQVRETSVGFEGLTNQAEIVRRLMGDHVVMEPASLEDIMVYTVGKV; this is encoded by the coding sequence ATGGAAGACGTAGTCACATTTACAAATGTTCATAAAGCGTATAAAGACTTTGCGCTAAAGAACGTTTCTTTCTCGGTGAAAAAAGGTTTTATTACCGGTTTCATCGGACCAAATGGATCTGGAAAAACAACGACAATCAAATTAATGCTTAACCTCCTTCAGGCAGATTCAGGCACAATTCGTGTGTTTGGCAACGAATATAAGACAAATAGTAAAGAAATAAAGCAACGAATCGGTTTTGTTTACGCTGAACATCAATTGTATAAACATTTAACGGTTGAAAAGATGAAAAAAGTAATCGCTCCATTTTACTCAAATTGGGATGACGATGTGTTTGCGTATTACATGCAACGTCTGAATTTACCGTGGAAAAAGAAGATTGGTCACTTATCAAAAGGGATGGGAACAAAGCTATCCATTGCAATTGCCTTATCTCATCATGCGGAGTTAATCGTTTTAGACGAGCCAACGTCGGCTCTCGATCCTGTGAGTCGGAGAGAGATTCTCGATATTTTAGCGGAAGTGATTCAAGACGAGGAAAAGGCCATTTTCTTCTCGACACACATTACAACCGATTTGGAAAAAATTGCAGACTACATCACGTTTATTTATAACGGCGAGATGGTGTTTAGTGAAGATAAGGAAACGATACAAGAGCATCATTTCCTCGTTCGTGGCGCACTAGATTTATTGGATGCTGATATTCGTAGCTTATTTTTGCAAGTACGGGAAACGTCGGTTGGATTTGAAGGACTCACAAACCAGGCGGAAATTGTCCGACGTCTGATGGGTGATCATGTTGTGATGGAACCTGCTTCTCTTGAAGACATTATGGTGTATACAGTGGGGAAGGTCTAA
- a CDS encoding GntR family transcriptional regulator, producing MNIILSNSSQEPIYLQIKNQIKQSILRDEIKEGDPLPSMRKLAKDLRISVITTKRAYEELERDGFITSFVGKGSFVAGQNNDLIQEKRLKMVEEGLAEIVVESKNLNISLQQLQELLTMLYEEEE from the coding sequence ATGAACATTATCTTATCGAATTCTTCACAGGAGCCCATTTATTTACAGATTAAAAATCAAATCAAACAAAGCATTTTGCGTGATGAAATAAAAGAAGGCGATCCACTGCCATCGATGCGTAAACTTGCAAAAGACCTCAGAATTAGTGTGATTACAACTAAGCGTGCATACGAGGAACTTGAGCGGGACGGATTTATCACCTCGTTTGTCGGGAAAGGGTCATTTGTTGCTGGGCAAAACAATGATTTGATTCAAGAGAAGCGTTTGAAGATGGTTGAAGAAGGTTTAGCTGAAATTGTGGTGGAAAGCAAAAATCTGAATATCTCCTTACAACAACTACAAGAATTGCTGACGATGCTATATGAGGAGGAAGAGTAA
- a CDS encoding SLC13 family permease produces the protein MLESSRVERRRQATGRKVKWGQLNKWQVLVAVCLVSILLASSGLGLEGKLSLMTFLLAIYCWSFTALPPALVALGALLVLIVSGAAKQELLFSSLSSDVIWLMLGAFIIGACMQKTGLAQRMSLLITSKATSTASLFFLVAIVTQVLTLFIPSTSGRASVLLPVFRDLSKQAANKSFTKALSLLLPTIILVATNATLIGASSHLIANNYLPALGYERISFIGWMVWGLPFAFVASICACFVIVWLFLNKEARQLDWSTQSIGATKAMTSEEKRTAYVLAGMIALWMTEALHGIHIATVTTIGAFILLLPKGGVVQWKEGLQAVSWNLLIYVGAAIALGESLMETGAAEWVVQRLLSAADQYLFHSETLTVFLLLAICMSVHLYIPSHTTRAVIMTPPILAMAVAKGFDPQALLFLTMVALNYCLTLPVSSKALMIYFDEKQSFETTDLFRLSRVLAIVYFGLILVFFYTYWQWTGLTV, from the coding sequence ATGCTTGAATCATCAAGAGTGGAAAGAAGAAGGCAGGCAACAGGAAGAAAAGTGAAGTGGGGACAACTCAATAAGTGGCAAGTGCTCGTTGCTGTTTGCCTCGTCTCGATCCTGCTTGCGTCTTCAGGGCTAGGGCTCGAGGGCAAATTGTCATTAATGACATTTCTGTTGGCCATTTATTGTTGGTCTTTTACAGCCCTTCCTCCTGCATTGGTTGCGTTGGGTGCATTGCTCGTGCTAATTGTATCTGGAGCGGCAAAGCAGGAGTTGCTCTTTTCTTCGCTTTCCTCTGATGTGATTTGGCTGATGTTAGGGGCGTTTATCATTGGCGCATGTATGCAGAAAACGGGTTTAGCTCAAAGGATGTCACTGCTGATTACGTCAAAGGCCACCTCGACTGCGTCCCTGTTCTTTTTAGTCGCTATTGTTACTCAGGTGCTGACACTGTTTATTCCGTCTACATCTGGTCGGGCATCAGTGCTGCTTCCTGTGTTTCGTGACTTATCAAAACAGGCTGCAAATAAGAGCTTTACGAAAGCATTGTCGCTACTCCTCCCAACCATCATTCTTGTAGCCACAAACGCTACTTTGATTGGCGCAAGCTCCCATTTGATAGCGAATAACTACTTGCCGGCTTTAGGTTATGAACGGATATCATTTATAGGTTGGATGGTATGGGGGCTGCCTTTTGCCTTTGTTGCGAGCATCTGTGCTTGCTTTGTGATTGTGTGGCTGTTCTTAAATAAAGAAGCGCGGCAATTGGATTGGTCCACACAAAGCATTGGAGCAACAAAGGCAATGACTTCCGAGGAAAAGCGGACGGCTTATGTTTTGGCGGGAATGATTGCGCTGTGGATGACAGAAGCGCTTCATGGCATCCATATCGCAACGGTGACAACGATTGGTGCCTTTATCTTGCTGTTGCCAAAAGGCGGGGTGGTTCAATGGAAAGAGGGACTGCAGGCTGTCTCGTGGAATCTTCTCATCTATGTCGGAGCAGCCATTGCGTTAGGTGAGTCTTTAATGGAAACAGGCGCGGCAGAATGGGTCGTCCAACGGCTGTTATCTGCCGCCGACCAGTATTTGTTCCATTCGGAAACCTTAACTGTCTTCCTTCTCCTCGCCATTTGCATGAGCGTGCACCTTTATATCCCTTCTCACACAACGAGGGCGGTCATCATGACGCCGCCAATTTTGGCGATGGCTGTTGCGAAAGGATTTGATCCGCAAGCGCTGCTTTTTTTGACGATGGTGGCACTTAATTATTGCCTGACATTACCTGTCAGTTCAAAAGCGCTCATGATTTACTTTGATGAAAAGCAAAGCTTTGAGACAACAGATTTATTCAGGCTTAGCCGTGTATTGGCGATTGTTTATTTTGGTTTGATCCTTGTTTTTTTCTACACGTATTGGCAATGGACCGGCTTGACTGTTTGA
- a CDS encoding glycerate kinase family protein, with the protein MKIVLVPSGFKESLNAEQVAKSMKEGIFRALPNAEVVSIPLVDGGEGFVETMVKWTGGTLEALTVTGPVLQKVSALFGFLGSAPKKTAVIEIAQAAGLKLVPKNQRNPLCTTSYGVGEMIRAALDLGAERILVGCGDSGINDGGIGMAQALGVRFFDKDGSVIDARQGASVLPAIASIDIAARDPRLENVPMDVACNWHNVLCGPNGVARVFGPQKGASPEQIEVLENGIQHFAEMIEEASGLRVQDIPGGGASGGLGAGFNGLLGAILHPRYEVILKYLDIDHHLQQADLVFTAEGSIDFQTPRGKIPAEVASRAKSYGKPVIVIAGTIGKGANINYRHGIDVFMSILQTPSSLEAAMEKTEKWICECAEGSMRTVLVGLSLAETLEQHRDGKVS; encoded by the coding sequence ATGAAGATTGTATTAGTTCCATCGGGATTTAAGGAAAGTTTAAACGCAGAACAGGTTGCAAAAAGCATGAAAGAAGGGATCTTCCGAGCTTTGCCAAATGCAGAGGTGGTCTCGATCCCCTTAGTAGACGGGGGAGAAGGGTTTGTGGAGACAATGGTGAAGTGGACAGGAGGTACTTTGGAAGCGCTCACCGTTACAGGGCCGGTTCTTCAGAAAGTCTCAGCGTTGTTTGGATTTTTAGGAAGTGCGCCAAAAAAGACCGCTGTGATTGAGATTGCCCAAGCTGCAGGGTTAAAGTTGGTGCCGAAAAACCAAAGGAACCCTCTCTGCACCACTTCATATGGGGTTGGCGAAATGATCCGAGCAGCGCTCGATCTTGGGGCTGAGCGGATTCTCGTTGGCTGTGGAGACTCTGGAATCAATGATGGCGGGATTGGAATGGCCCAAGCGCTAGGAGTCCGCTTTTTTGACAAAGACGGTTCAGTTATCGATGCCAGGCAAGGTGCCTCTGTTTTACCAGCAATTGCTTCGATAGACATTGCGGCGCGGGATCCTCGCTTGGAGAATGTTCCAATGGATGTGGCTTGTAATTGGCACAATGTCCTTTGTGGGCCAAATGGTGTGGCCCGGGTTTTCGGACCGCAAAAAGGAGCGTCTCCAGAACAAATCGAGGTTCTAGAAAACGGAATTCAGCACTTTGCAGAGATGATCGAAGAAGCAAGCGGGCTTCGCGTCCAGGATATCCCAGGCGGAGGCGCTTCGGGCGGACTTGGCGCTGGCTTTAATGGATTGTTGGGTGCCATCCTTCATCCAAGGTATGAAGTGATCTTGAAGTACCTAGACATTGACCATCATTTACAGCAAGCGGATTTGGTTTTTACCGCAGAGGGAAGCATTGACTTTCAAACGCCGAGAGGGAAAATTCCAGCCGAGGTAGCATCTCGGGCTAAGAGTTATGGAAAGCCGGTTATTGTAATTGCCGGCACGATTGGAAAAGGGGCCAACATAAACTATCGCCATGGAATTGATGTGTTCATGAGCATTTTGCAAACGCCTTCGAGCTTAGAGGCGGCGATGGAAAAAACAGAAAAATGGATCTGCGAATGTGCGGAAGGTTCCATGAGGACAGTTTTAGTCGGTCTGTCCCTTGCGGAGACGCTCGAACAACATAGAGATGGTAAGGTATCGTGA
- a CDS encoding PepSY domain-containing protein, producing MKRFKVVLAGTVLVSGLALGGYALNNGSALANEKKEEAQPGIMFDEAEAIALEETGGGIVQQLERDQDDGVELYEVEIEKEGHEYELDIATDSGKVIRAENERSDDDDDDDDERTTLPKGTISSDKAIEIALKEVKGTVTEVELDEDDGQYVYEIEVKTNKDGETKIDVNALDGKILKVEIDD from the coding sequence TTGAAACGGTTTAAAGTTGTCCTTGCAGGAACGGTATTGGTTAGTGGCCTTGCGTTAGGGGGGTATGCGCTTAACAATGGATCCGCCTTGGCAAATGAAAAGAAAGAAGAGGCGCAGCCTGGAATTATGTTTGATGAAGCTGAAGCGATTGCGCTAGAGGAAACGGGTGGCGGGATTGTTCAGCAACTGGAAAGGGACCAAGATGATGGCGTCGAACTTTATGAAGTGGAAATAGAGAAAGAGGGCCATGAATATGAACTTGACATTGCTACTGATTCAGGCAAGGTAATTCGTGCTGAAAATGAACGCAGTGATGACGATGATGATGATGATGATGAACGCACGACCCTACCGAAAGGGACCATCTCTTCAGATAAAGCGATTGAAATAGCGCTGAAGGAAGTGAAAGGCACGGTGACAGAAGTAGAATTGGACGAAGACGATGGGCAGTATGTGTATGAAATTGAGGTCAAAACAAACAAGGATGGAGAAACAAAGATTGACGTAAATGCCTTGGACGGAAAAATCCTCAAAGTGGAAATCGATGACTAA